From one Culex quinquefasciatus strain JHB chromosome 3, VPISU_Cqui_1.0_pri_paternal, whole genome shotgun sequence genomic stretch:
- the LOC6046395 gene encoding ubiquitin-conjugating enzyme E2 G1 produces the protein MSEPQSSLLLKKQLAELSKNPVEGFSAGLIDDNDIFRWEVLIIGPPDTLYEGGFFKAHLHFPKEYPLRPPRMKFVTEIWHPNIDRNGDVCISILHEPGDDKWGYEKASERWLPVHTVETILISVISMLADPNDESPANVDAAKEWREAYPEFKRKVARCVRKSQEEC, from the exons AATTGAGCAAAAACCCCGTTGAAGGCTTTTCGGCGGGCCTTATTGACGACAATGACATCTTCAGATGGGAAGTACTTATCATCGGACCACCAGACACCCTCTA CGAGGGTGGCTTCTTCAAGGCACATCTGCACTTCCCGAAGGAGTACCCGCTGCGGCCGCCGCGCATGAAGTTCGTCACAGAGATCTGGCACCCGAACATTGACCGCAACGGAGACGTGTGCATCAGCATCCTGCACGAGCCCGGCGATGACAAGTGGGGCTACGAGAAGGCTTCCGAGCGCTGGCTGCCGGTCCACACCGTCGAGACGATCCTGATCTCGGTGATCTCGATGCTGGCCGACCCGAACGACGAGTCGCCCGCGAACGTGGACGCGGCCAAGGAGTGGCGGGAGGCGTACCCGGAGTTCAAGCGGAAAGTGGCCCGGTGTGTTCGGAAGAGTCAGGAGGAGTGTtag